A stretch of the Bacillus sp. FJAT-18017 genome encodes the following:
- a CDS encoding NUDIX hydrolase, protein MEPKWLEWAKQLQSIAQAGLTYSKDVYDLERFELIRNISVEILQEHTNLDNKIIKELFANETGYATPKVDIRAVVFRENKILMVRENNDGVWSLPGGWGDIGLTPSEVAVKEVKEESGFDVIAVKLIAVFDKKCHPHPPSLFHVYKMFIECEIIGGHPKEGIETDAVEFFAENELPTLSVARNTKSQIHLAFKHLHNPHAPVYFD, encoded by the coding sequence ATGGAACCTAAATGGTTGGAATGGGCAAAACAGCTTCAATCCATTGCACAAGCGGGACTAACTTATTCCAAAGATGTTTATGACTTGGAAAGATTTGAATTGATTAGGAATATTAGTGTTGAAATTTTGCAAGAGCATACGAATTTGGACAATAAAATTATAAAGGAACTATTTGCAAATGAAACTGGGTATGCAACGCCAAAAGTAGATATCAGGGCTGTTGTGTTTAGAGAAAATAAAATATTAATGGTGAGAGAAAACAATGATGGGGTTTGGTCGTTACCTGGTGGTTGGGGTGACATTGGATTAACACCAAGTGAAGTTGCAGTCAAGGAAGTAAAAGAAGAATCTGGTTTTGATGTTATAGCAGTAAAATTAATAGCCGTATTTGATAAGAAATGCCATCCACACCCACCTTCTCTATTTCACGTTTATAAAATGTTTATTGAATGTGAAATCATTGGCGGGCATCCAAAAGAAGGTATCGAAACGGATGCAGTGGAATTTTTTGCTGAAAATGAACTGCCAACTTTATCAGTAGCTAGGAATACAAAATCACAAATTCATTTAGCGTTTAAACATTTACATAATCCTCATGCCCCTGTCTATTTTGATTGA
- a CDS encoding DnaJ domain-containing protein, whose amino-acid sequence MLTVREAAEQLTAAGIAASEDDVTSWIKQGKLKAESINRRTISYKIPVKDLIDFSIKMQTAELQSRLADCELEHTNLKDHVELLKTRVHIEQSKVRTLKRLLEEQILSSAEGSSFHYAELLGLEQDSDSRHLKREFKKLLKALHPDRAGDERLFKVFKEHYEKLKA is encoded by the coding sequence ATGCTGACTGTTAGAGAGGCTGCTGAACAATTAACCGCCGCTGGCATTGCTGCCAGTGAAGATGACGTCACGAGTTGGATCAAGCAGGGAAAATTGAAGGCCGAAAGTATCAATAGAAGAACGATATCCTACAAAATTCCTGTGAAGGACCTGATTGATTTTTCAATAAAAATGCAGACTGCTGAACTTCAATCCCGGCTAGCAGACTGCGAGCTGGAACATACTAACCTGAAGGATCATGTAGAGCTATTGAAAACACGTGTACATATTGAACAATCCAAAGTGCGGACGTTAAAAAGGTTGCTGGAAGAACAAATTCTCTCTTCAGCCGAAGGGAGTTCGTTCCACTATGCTGAGTTGTTGGGGCTTGAACAAGACTCCGACAGCCGCCACCTTAAAAGAGAATTCAAGAAATTATTAAAAGCCCTCCATCCCGACAGAGCCGGAGACGAAAGGCTTTTTAAAGTGTTCAAGGAACATTATGAGAAGCTTAAGGCTTAA
- a CDS encoding NUDIX hydrolase, translating to MEDEQLTIFDETRNPIGIAAREEIHRLGYWHETFHCWFIHNEKGIDYLYLQLRSPLKKDYPNLYDITVAGHLLASETVQDGIREIKEEVGVDLSFEDLIPLGIIEYCAEKEAFIDKELAHTFLYKSEKPFDDFILQEDEVAGMVKVEFAQFAELWNGERDTIKVTGFEMRDGRKSFFEREVGQDQFVPHQIPFYKSVINGIKKNI from the coding sequence ATGGAAGATGAACAATTAACTATTTTTGATGAAACCAGGAATCCGATAGGAATTGCAGCGCGGGAAGAAATCCATAGGCTGGGGTATTGGCATGAAACCTTTCACTGCTGGTTCATTCACAATGAAAAAGGCATCGATTATCTCTATTTACAGTTAAGGAGCCCTTTGAAAAAAGACTACCCGAACTTGTACGATATCACGGTTGCCGGGCATTTGCTTGCGTCCGAAACCGTGCAGGATGGCATTAGAGAAATAAAGGAAGAGGTTGGAGTCGATCTTTCATTCGAAGACTTAATCCCGCTAGGAATCATAGAATATTGCGCCGAAAAGGAAGCATTTATCGATAAGGAGTTGGCCCATACCTTTTTGTATAAAAGCGAAAAGCCGTTTGATGATTTTATACTGCAAGAGGACGAAGTGGCTGGCATGGTGAAGGTGGAATTTGCCCAGTTCGCCGAGCTCTGGAATGGTGAGCGGGATACCATTAAGGTAACAGGCTTCGAAATGAGAGATGGCCGCAAGTCTTTCTTTGAAAGAGAAGTTGGCCAGGATCAGTTTGTTCCGCATCAGATTCCGTTTTATAAATCTGTTATTAACGGCATTAAAAAAAACATCTAA
- a CDS encoding S8 family serine peptidase → MKKSKLLSMTLATLLTVSIALPAGTNNAALAAGSSTSTSSQSNAKKSTLLTKKAETTKKKTISNQKENPIAKKFKERTSGKKPAKAVPGEYIITYKKGVADSSIQSLHRKFSLKASTKLKSLNSVVVEVPKGKDTEAFVNELKANPNVASVQPNYFYQASGETANHYDQLWGLHNTGQSIRGIAGKEDIDLDVPEAWSTYKDLKEVVVGVIDTGVDINHPDLKDKIWTNKGEIAGDGIDNDGNGYIDDVHGWDFFNNDNTVFDALDGDDHGTHVSGTIAAALEGNDTSSNTGVVGVAPNVKIMPLKFLGPWGGDTAGAIAAIEYAKKMGVKLTNNSWGGDMYDPLLQQAIENCDCLFVAAAGNDGMDIDEMGAYPAAYPNSNILSVAAVDNQGKRANFSNYGTYSVDVAAPGVDVLSSVPKFPIDEFKKILGGEFGASAQITDPEFGFKAIVDGVGFEKISGENRQLAFEKALGYLKTGEEPAKILLVQDDEHDLASLVKGEPLLENYFKDYLSDYKEFLKDREFDIVTIPSNSSFSKSAGTKKLSDYDTVIWFTGHGFGLNSNEGTTLTMEDVALLEGYLKEGGSLMLTGQDVLSGQSSSSFVTSLLDLKVMIDIAPLMNTKGVEGSIYEGDSFNVDKWGSLFPPSDFIQVNGPNAKLSLDYVSEYSQAYDYYNGTSMAAPHATGAAALFMGLHSDMSPVFAKLYLGSQGTELPSLKGIVGSGKLVNAANINLFNDNTVPGLPLQKSILSGDLSSTTDKDDVFAVPLREGEAMTITLNGDKGSDFDLYVYSEGAEGVASAEGLMAYAETPGTSNEQILFIAPYTGFYYIDVYAFKGNGKYKLFAGNFGGAYENEMPVIAYSGNWELDENPGYSGEMASVLNSRGEVNFSFVGYSFEWQAFKAPNQGVADIYIDGVKQTPVSMYSPAFQGKQSVFKKEFQEYGKHSVKIAWTGKSDSAARKSASAINVDRFIVKDNPLKPLASYSASKKYPVVNWAPVSWATAYTVYRKESGSSEYTKLTSQPISATSFTDTSAKPGKTYDYAVSLYTQGEETKLSSSTRYTFDDDVKASMPIIGDKAKGSLNASTKDYQDVWKKTLEAGKTYEISLTGSAGTNFKLNVYKPGTTSIFGSTPAASVSTTGSAKKILFKPQKTGTYYLAPMAKTGSGSYTLAVAVQTTSHVENTAAAFKKAGTWSTVKTTYAYGGSFLQSKKAGSSISYTFTGTGVALYAMKDKTMGYADIYVDGKKVKQVDLYSAKRQYKQKIWEATNLQKKSHTVKIVVTGKKRSSATGTNVDLDALKITTFSPVK, encoded by the coding sequence ATGAAAAAATCAAAGCTGCTTTCGATGACTCTTGCTACGCTGCTAACGGTTTCCATTGCACTTCCCGCAGGAACCAACAACGCGGCACTTGCAGCCGGCTCATCCACTTCGACGTCCTCACAAAGTAATGCAAAAAAGAGCACTCTGTTAACCAAGAAAGCCGAAACTACCAAAAAGAAAACCATTAGCAATCAAAAGGAAAACCCGATTGCCAAGAAGTTCAAGGAAAGGACTTCAGGAAAAAAACCTGCAAAAGCAGTGCCAGGGGAATATATTATTACATATAAAAAGGGTGTCGCGGATTCCTCCATTCAATCCCTGCACCGGAAGTTTTCCTTAAAGGCTTCGACAAAGCTGAAATCGCTAAATTCCGTTGTGGTTGAAGTCCCAAAAGGCAAGGATACTGAAGCTTTCGTCAATGAATTGAAAGCAAATCCCAATGTTGCTTCGGTTCAGCCTAACTACTTCTATCAAGCTTCAGGAGAAACTGCAAATCATTATGACCAGTTATGGGGACTTCATAATACCGGCCAGTCTATCAGGGGAATCGCTGGCAAAGAGGACATCGACCTCGATGTTCCAGAGGCATGGTCAACCTATAAGGATTTGAAAGAAGTCGTTGTTGGGGTCATCGATACAGGTGTTGATATCAACCATCCTGACCTGAAGGATAAAATTTGGACAAATAAAGGTGAAATTGCCGGTGACGGTATTGATAACGACGGCAATGGCTATATCGACGATGTCCATGGCTGGGATTTTTTCAATAATGATAATACTGTATTCGATGCTCTCGATGGCGACGATCATGGGACACACGTTTCCGGAACCATCGCTGCTGCATTGGAAGGCAATGATACAAGCTCCAATACCGGCGTTGTCGGTGTTGCACCAAACGTCAAAATCATGCCGCTTAAATTCCTTGGACCTTGGGGCGGAGATACTGCCGGAGCCATTGCAGCAATTGAATATGCGAAAAAAATGGGTGTAAAGCTGACGAACAATAGCTGGGGAGGAGATATGTACGATCCCCTTCTCCAACAGGCGATAGAAAACTGTGACTGCCTGTTTGTAGCTGCTGCGGGCAATGATGGTATGGACATCGATGAAATGGGAGCTTATCCTGCTGCTTACCCGAATTCTAACATCCTCTCTGTTGCCGCAGTAGACAACCAGGGCAAGCGGGCTAATTTTTCAAATTATGGCACCTATTCTGTGGATGTGGCGGCACCAGGTGTGGACGTCCTAAGCTCGGTCCCTAAATTCCCGATTGATGAATTCAAGAAAATTCTTGGAGGAGAGTTTGGAGCCTCAGCGCAAATTACTGACCCGGAATTTGGCTTTAAAGCCATTGTTGATGGCGTTGGTTTTGAAAAGATTAGCGGAGAAAATCGCCAGCTTGCCTTTGAAAAGGCCCTCGGCTATTTGAAAACGGGAGAAGAGCCGGCAAAAATCCTTTTGGTACAGGATGATGAGCACGACCTTGCCTCACTGGTCAAAGGCGAACCTTTATTAGAAAATTATTTCAAGGATTATTTGTCAGATTACAAAGAATTCCTAAAGGATCGGGAATTCGATATTGTAACCATCCCGTCCAATTCATCTTTCTCAAAGAGTGCAGGAACGAAAAAGTTATCAGATTATGATACTGTCATCTGGTTTACCGGCCACGGATTTGGCCTGAATTCAAATGAAGGAACCACACTCACGATGGAAGACGTTGCCTTGCTGGAAGGCTACCTTAAAGAAGGTGGCAGCCTGATGCTGACTGGCCAGGATGTGTTAAGCGGACAGAGCAGCTCTTCGTTTGTTACGTCATTGCTAGATTTAAAAGTTATGATTGATATTGCACCTCTTATGAATACCAAGGGGGTTGAAGGAAGCATTTATGAAGGAGATTCCTTTAATGTTGACAAATGGGGCTCACTGTTCCCTCCTTCAGATTTCATCCAGGTAAACGGGCCAAATGCCAAGCTTTCTCTAGACTATGTTTCGGAATACAGCCAGGCCTATGATTATTATAACGGTACATCGATGGCAGCACCTCATGCCACTGGTGCCGCTGCGCTATTTATGGGATTGCATTCCGACATGTCCCCTGTCTTTGCAAAGCTTTATTTGGGCAGCCAGGGAACTGAACTTCCTAGCCTTAAAGGAATCGTTGGATCCGGAAAGCTTGTAAACGCAGCCAACATCAACTTGTTCAATGACAACACGGTGCCAGGGCTGCCATTACAAAAAAGCATTCTTTCTGGAGACCTTTCTTCTACTACGGATAAAGATGATGTTTTCGCTGTTCCATTAAGAGAAGGAGAAGCGATGACGATTACCCTTAACGGCGACAAAGGTTCCGACTTTGACCTTTATGTCTATTCAGAAGGCGCAGAGGGAGTCGCAAGCGCAGAAGGCTTAATGGCCTATGCCGAAACACCAGGGACGTCGAATGAACAAATTCTGTTCATCGCTCCTTATACAGGATTTTATTATATCGATGTGTACGCCTTCAAAGGGAATGGCAAGTACAAGCTATTCGCCGGAAACTTTGGCGGAGCATATGAAAATGAAATGCCCGTCATTGCCTATTCTGGCAACTGGGAGCTTGATGAGAATCCAGGCTATTCGGGTGAGATGGCTAGCGTTCTTAATTCAAGAGGAGAAGTAAATTTCTCATTTGTTGGCTACAGCTTTGAGTGGCAGGCTTTCAAGGCTCCAAACCAGGGTGTCGCGGACATTTACATTGATGGTGTTAAGCAGACTCCTGTTTCGATGTACTCCCCTGCTTTCCAGGGAAAACAGTCAGTTTTTAAAAAGGAATTCCAGGAGTATGGCAAGCACTCAGTGAAGATTGCCTGGACTGGAAAAAGTGATTCGGCTGCGAGAAAAAGCGCCTCAGCAATTAACGTTGACCGCTTCATCGTCAAGGATAATCCGCTCAAGCCGCTGGCATCTTACAGTGCATCGAAAAAATATCCAGTCGTAAACTGGGCACCAGTCAGCTGGGCAACGGCCTACACTGTTTATCGGAAGGAATCAGGAAGTTCAGAGTATACCAAACTCACTTCCCAGCCAATTTCTGCAACTTCCTTTACTGATACATCGGCAAAGCCGGGCAAAACCTATGATTATGCTGTATCGCTTTATACACAAGGTGAAGAAACCAAGCTCTCTTCCTCAACTCGTTATACCTTCGATGATGATGTAAAAGCAAGCATGCCAATTATCGGTGATAAAGCAAAAGGCAGCTTGAACGCAAGCACGAAGGATTATCAGGATGTTTGGAAAAAGACGCTTGAAGCAGGTAAAACATATGAAATCAGCTTAACCGGCTCTGCAGGCACCAATTTCAAACTGAATGTTTACAAACCAGGTACAACCTCCATTTTCGGGAGTACTCCTGCTGCATCTGTATCCACAACCGGGTCGGCCAAGAAAATCTTGTTCAAGCCACAAAAGACAGGAACATATTACCTGGCTCCGATGGCTAAAACAGGTTCTGGAAGCTATACGCTTGCAGTAGCGGTTCAAACTACTTCTCATGTAGAAAATACCGCAGCTGCCTTTAAAAAGGCAGGCACCTGGTCGACTGTAAAAACAACATATGCGTATGGCGGATCTTTTTTACAATCGAAAAAAGCCGGCAGCAGCATCAGCTATACCTTTACTGGAACAGGAGTCGCCCTCTATGCGATGAAGGATAAAACAATGGGCTATGCCGATATCTATGTCGACGGAAAGAAAGTGAAGCAGGTCGATTTGTATTCCGCCAAGCGCCAATACAAACAAAAAATATGGGAAGCAACCAATCTTCAGAAAAAATCCCATACTGTCAAAATCGTTGTAACTGGCAAAAAGAGAAGCAGTGCAACCGGTACAAATGTAGACCTGGATGCGTTGAAAATAACCACCTTCTCCCCTGTTAAATAA
- a CDS encoding phosphotransferase family protein, whose amino-acid sequence MLNRVIQQFGLQVQSLNEVEDSHSSTVYKCYLSRGEHVFLKIPYTKLKFQRELESYEILKGKVPIPDMLQYWTGDEECPGAFLLSELKGQPLTPHAPLTVAYQVGVLQAQMHSVHPPAGKVLTGIKNEFTNWSNFIEQQFYSFAEDVKSVLDPQLYSRAIEKFENMKNQLPSPDGPSFVHMDFRPANIIVDGNKVSGMIDFESVRFGSTEVDFTKLYRDYLSFNPTLYKSFKEGYNSIRPLIDLEIVLPFYQFTDAFNSIGWCKRRGLEKNAKFYGENVARIKTFLL is encoded by the coding sequence ATGTTAAATCGTGTCATTCAGCAGTTTGGACTGCAGGTACAATCACTGAACGAAGTAGAAGATTCACATAGCTCAACAGTCTATAAATGTTATTTGTCTCGTGGTGAACATGTATTTTTAAAAATACCTTATACAAAATTAAAGTTTCAGCGTGAGTTAGAATCCTATGAAATACTTAAGGGGAAAGTTCCGATTCCTGATATGTTACAGTATTGGACTGGTGATGAGGAGTGTCCAGGAGCTTTTTTATTATCGGAATTAAAAGGACAGCCATTAACACCCCATGCTCCGCTAACAGTAGCGTATCAAGTCGGAGTCCTTCAAGCACAGATGCATTCAGTTCATCCACCTGCCGGCAAAGTGTTAACTGGCATAAAAAATGAATTTACGAATTGGTCTAATTTTATTGAACAGCAATTTTATAGCTTTGCCGAGGATGTAAAGAGTGTTTTAGATCCGCAATTATACAGCAGGGCGATAGAAAAATTCGAGAATATGAAAAACCAGCTGCCTTCCCCGGACGGACCAAGTTTTGTACATATGGACTTTCGGCCAGCAAACATTATTGTTGATGGAAATAAAGTATCAGGAATGATTGATTTTGAGAGTGTTCGGTTTGGTTCGACAGAAGTGGATTTCACCAAACTGTATCGCGATTATTTAAGCTTCAATCCCACACTGTATAAGTCCTTTAAAGAAGGTTATAACAGTATCCGTCCATTAATAGATCTGGAAATCGTATTGCCTTTTTATCAATTCACAGATGCCTTTAACAGTATTGGCTGGTGCAAACGCCGTGGACTTGAGAAAAACGCAAAATTTTATGGTGAAAATGTAGCGAGGATAAAAACTTTTTTACTTTAG
- a CDS encoding extracellular catalytic domain type 1 short-chain-length polyhydroxyalkanoate depolymerase, with the protein MTIVFQKNRMLMLVVAVMLVVSTLFPMAKPAEAAGQTLSYTYNNKEYKVYVPSGYKSGTPVPVVVMLHGCTQDPTQFATGTKMNTIAERETFLAVYPDQPKTAHTNKCWKWFDSAHQSRGAGDAAHIAGITAEVKKNFSVDSNKVYVAGLSAGAAMAVIMGATYPDVFASIGVGAGLEYKSATTENGAWTVMLNGGPDPVQQGTAAYKAMGTYKRVVPTVVFHGTSDYTVKEINGHQVASQWAQTNDLASDGIDNNNIDDTADETIQGQVSGGRKFTRYIYKDENSKSIVEKYIVDGMGHAWSGGDVAGSYTDPNGPNASEIMWQFFKNNPKNRDSTPPVTAATPKGGNYSSAVTVELKANESATTYYTTDGSTPTKSSNKYTAPISISTSTTLKFFSEDAAGNVEQVINTETYTISGVKDTIPPVTTASPAGGSYENSVAVDLSANEPATTYYTLDGSTPTVNSPVYRENITINLDTVLKFFSVDTAGNSEPVKTENYDITITNSSTTFTSIAAEDGFAGMYMADGLSSSVTKVGDKGMSNRDTYRSILSFDTSSLSDTATVTGAKLRVYRKTMAGSVSSLSISMIRGNWSTSSSLEQADYGATASTNGLLDFVTMSVPAENNGYTEISLPTSALEFINKNGRTQFRLKANTLADFTSDVLELYGGETPDYAPQLIVTTN; encoded by the coding sequence ATGACAATTGTTTTTCAAAAGAATCGAATGTTGATGTTAGTAGTGGCGGTGATGCTTGTTGTTTCTACTCTTTTCCCAATGGCTAAGCCGGCGGAGGCTGCAGGCCAGACTCTCTCCTATACTTACAATAACAAAGAATATAAAGTGTATGTTCCGAGCGGATACAAAAGTGGAACCCCAGTCCCGGTAGTAGTCATGCTGCATGGATGTACCCAGGACCCAACCCAATTTGCAACCGGCACTAAAATGAATACTATTGCCGAAAGGGAAACGTTCCTTGCTGTTTACCCTGACCAGCCTAAAACAGCACATACCAATAAGTGCTGGAAATGGTTTGATTCTGCCCATCAATCCCGTGGTGCAGGAGATGCTGCCCATATTGCCGGGATTACAGCAGAGGTGAAGAAGAATTTCTCCGTCGACAGCAATAAAGTATATGTTGCTGGGCTTTCAGCTGGAGCTGCAATGGCGGTAATCATGGGGGCGACTTATCCGGATGTGTTTGCAAGCATAGGGGTAGGCGCGGGACTGGAGTACAAATCCGCAACTACTGAGAACGGTGCCTGGACTGTGATGCTTAACGGGGGCCCGGATCCGGTCCAGCAAGGAACTGCAGCGTATAAAGCGATGGGAACATACAAAAGAGTGGTTCCAACAGTCGTCTTCCACGGAACATCCGACTATACTGTAAAAGAAATCAATGGACATCAAGTTGCTTCACAATGGGCGCAGACGAATGACCTCGCTTCTGATGGGATTGATAATAATAATATAGATGATACTGCCGACGAAACCATTCAGGGCCAGGTAAGCGGAGGCAGGAAATTTACTCGCTATATTTACAAAGATGAAAATAGTAAATCAATCGTTGAAAAATATATTGTAGATGGAATGGGCCATGCCTGGTCCGGCGGCGATGTTGCCGGTTCGTATACCGACCCGAATGGTCCGAACGCTAGTGAAATCATGTGGCAGTTTTTCAAAAACAATCCGAAAAATCGAGATTCAACGCCCCCGGTAACTGCCGCCACACCAAAAGGAGGTAATTACTCGTCAGCTGTAACTGTAGAATTAAAGGCCAATGAATCTGCTACAACCTACTATACAACGGACGGAAGTACACCGACGAAGAGCTCGAACAAATATACTGCACCTATATCAATTAGCACCAGTACAACATTGAAATTCTTCAGTGAGGATGCCGCAGGAAACGTGGAACAAGTTATAAATACTGAAACTTACACTATTTCGGGTGTGAAAGATACAATTCCACCTGTAACAACGGCTTCACCAGCTGGTGGATCGTATGAAAACTCCGTTGCTGTTGACCTATCAGCCAACGAGCCAGCAACTACTTATTACACGCTCGATGGAAGCACACCAACTGTGAACTCGCCCGTCTATCGGGAGAATATCACCATCAATTTAGATACAGTTTTAAAGTTTTTTAGTGTGGATACTGCCGGCAACAGCGAGCCAGTAAAAACCGAAAACTATGATATTACTATAACAAACAGCAGCACAACATTTACAAGTATTGCCGCTGAAGACGGCTTTGCCGGAATGTATATGGCGGATGGCCTCAGCAGTTCGGTAACTAAAGTTGGGGACAAAGGCATGAGCAACCGTGACACGTACCGAAGCATCCTATCCTTTGATACGAGCAGTTTGAGTGACACAGCTACAGTTACAGGAGCCAAGCTGAGAGTATACCGCAAAACGATGGCCGGGTCTGTTAGCTCTCTGTCAATCAGCATGATCCGCGGGAATTGGTCAACATCGAGCAGTCTTGAGCAAGCTGATTACGGTGCAACTGCTTCGACCAATGGACTGCTTGATTTTGTAACTATGTCCGTCCCTGCAGAGAACAATGGTTACACTGAAATCAGTCTTCCAACTAGTGCCTTGGAGTTTATCAACAAAAACGGCCGCACTCAATTCCGGTTGAAGGCCAACACTCTTGCGGACTTCACTTCAGATGTACTAGAACTATATGGTGGCGAAACACCTGATTACGCACCGCAGCTAATAGTAACTACAAACTAG
- a CDS encoding GNAT family N-acetyltransferase, producing the protein MKIRTATKNDVPKLASLMEQLGYPTTVKSMEYRFNNIESNPSYLTLIAELNGDVVGMAGLCKSLFYEYDGCYVRIAAFVVDSKYRRRGIGEKLILETERWARELGAIAISLNSGNRQERIAAHKFYTSMGFEAKSTGFSKMLI; encoded by the coding sequence ATGAAGATTCGAACTGCTACAAAGAACGATGTACCCAAGTTAGCAAGTTTAATGGAACAGTTGGGCTATCCAACTACCGTAAAAAGTATGGAATATAGGTTTAATAACATAGAATCGAACCCTTCTTACCTTACTCTAATAGCGGAATTGAATGGCGATGTGGTCGGGATGGCAGGGTTATGTAAGAGCCTATTCTATGAGTACGATGGATGTTATGTGAGGATCGCAGCCTTTGTAGTGGATTCTAAATATCGAAGAAGGGGTATAGGTGAAAAGCTAATACTAGAAACGGAAAGATGGGCTAGGGAATTAGGTGCAATCGCTATTAGTCTAAATAGTGGTAACCGTCAAGAGCGAATAGCAGCTCATAAGTTTTATACTAGTATGGGTTTTGAAGCTAAAAGTACTGGTTTTTCGAAGATGCTTATTTAA
- a CDS encoding GNAT family N-acetyltransferase: MVIRNLKINEEPPMDLLLLADPSPRLIEEYLQRGECFVAESNGEIIGVYVLLPTRPQTVELVNIAVAEGQQGKGLGKSLILHAKGVAKSKGYKTIEIGTGNSSIGQLALYQKCGFRIIGVDMDFFIRHYPEEIFENGIQCKDMIRLSKDL; encoded by the coding sequence ATGGTAATCCGCAATCTAAAAATTAATGAAGAGCCTCCAATGGATTTGTTACTACTAGCAGATCCGTCCCCGAGGCTTATTGAGGAATATTTACAAAGAGGAGAATGCTTTGTAGCTGAAAGCAATGGAGAAATCATTGGTGTATATGTACTCCTTCCAACCAGACCCCAAACGGTGGAGTTGGTCAACATTGCTGTAGCAGAAGGCCAGCAAGGAAAAGGATTGGGAAAATCGCTAATACTACATGCAAAAGGTGTCGCCAAGTCCAAAGGTTACAAAACAATAGAAATAGGTACTGGAAATTCAAGCATAGGACAATTAGCGCTTTACCAGAAATGCGGGTTTAGAATTATTGGTGTTGATATGGATTTTTTTATTAGGCATTATCCAGAAGAAATTTTCGAAAACGGTATCCAATGTAAGGATATGATTCGATTATCAAAAGATTTGTAG
- a CDS encoding VOC family protein, with amino-acid sequence MGEKLLRVGTTYIPVTNVELSSNWYVKKLGAELSYIDQDKAILNLANQSFFLVKANEKQSSNFFDISGNERFSLTFEVNGIKALEEIHRDFKEKEIRICEIENRGHSGRNFVFYDLDGNKFDVWSELSPIFKEKYLITQ; translated from the coding sequence ATGGGTGAAAAATTATTAAGGGTCGGAACAACATATATACCAGTAACGAATGTTGAGCTTTCTTCTAATTGGTATGTGAAAAAATTAGGAGCAGAATTAAGCTATATAGATCAAGACAAAGCTATTTTAAACCTTGCCAATCAGAGTTTTTTTCTGGTGAAAGCCAATGAAAAGCAAAGCTCCAATTTCTTTGATATTTCCGGTAATGAACGTTTTTCTTTAACCTTCGAAGTTAATGGGATAAAAGCTTTAGAAGAAATACATAGAGACTTTAAGGAAAAGGAAATTAGAATTTGTGAAATTGAGAACAGAGGACATTCAGGAAGGAATTTTGTTTTCTACGATTTAGATGGGAATAAATTCGATGTGTGGAGTGAACTTAGTCCGATTTTTAAAGAAAAATATTTGATCACTCAATAA